A stretch of DNA from Candidatus Pseudomonas phytovorans:
GCCTTTTTCCAGTCACTGAAGAATTCAATGGACATAGCATCTCGTCGCTGCCTGACCACCGTCGTATGGCCCGGTCAGGCACTTGAACCGGATCACTGGTCCCGACACCCTGGTCGGGCAAGCAGCGCCAGAGCCTGATGCTCCGCCGTGACTTGCCGCCACCGGTGTCCGCCGGTTGGAGGCAAGCTCATGAACCTCAATTCATTCGTTTCACATCGCCTGCTCGCGTGCCTTGCGCAAGAGCAGGCTCGCGGCTGGCCGCCCCGCCTGCACGGCTACCCTGACGACCGCCGGGAACCGCCGAGTAGATGCGGGCCGCTGGCGCGTATTCATGCGCGTTTGAGCCCCCGGACTTCTCGCTGAAAAAGAGATTCAACGGTATCTCTACTGTCGAACTTTTGATTTTAAAAGTTCTCGGGAAACTATTGCCCCCTGTTTATGAAAAGGAATCAAACCATGGACTGCGCGAGTAGGAAGTTCGCTGCCGAAACAACTTCCGACCCTCGGCAGCGGACAGACAACTGTCGGAAAGAACCAGCATTTTTCTGCGACCCGGCATGCCTTCGTTCACCACCTGAGTGAAACGTCTGTGTGTCGTGCCGCCGCAGCGGCAGGAGCACAGCAACATGACTGTCAAAAACCGCAACACCTCATCGGCCAAGGCCGAGCGCGAAACCCGCCTGTCTACTCGCGCCGCCCGTGAAGCGCGCAATGGCCTGGCCGTGACCCTCGCCAACCTCGATGCCAGCGAACAAGGCCTGACCGAGCAAGAAGCCGCCAAGCGTCTGGCGCGCGACGGCGCCAACCAGGTTGCCCAGAACCCGCAACCCAACGCTCTGGTGCAATTGCTCAAGGCCCTGCACAACCCCTTCATTTATGTACTGCTGACCCTGGCCGGGATCAGCTTCATCACCGACTACTGGCTGCCGGTCAGAGCAGGCGAAACAGGCGACGCCGACCTGACCAAGGTCATCATCATCATGACTATGGTCAGCCTCAGCAGCCTGCTTCGCTTCTGGCAGGAATACCGCTCGAACAAGGCCGCCGACGCGCTCAAGGCAATGGTGCGTACCACCGCCACCGTGCTGCGCCGTGAGCAGGTCGGGCAAGCCCCGCGCCTGCGCGAAGTGCCCATGGATGAACTGGTGGCCGGCGACATCGTGCAGCTTTCGGCAGGCGACATGATCCCCGCCGATATTCGCCTGCTTGAATCGCGCGACCTGTTCATCAGCCAGGCGGTGCTCACCGGCGAAGCACTGCCGGTCGAAAAGTACGACACCCTGGGCAATGTCGCGCAGAAGTCCGCCACCGGGCATGGCGCCAACCACGACAACCTGCTCGAACTGCCTAACATCTGCTTCATGGGCACCAACGTAGTCAGCGGTCGCGCCCGCGCCGTGGTGGTTGCCACCGGCCGACGCACCTATTTCGGCTCGCTGGCCAAGTCGATTGCCGGTTCGCGCAGCCAGACCGCCTTCGACCGCGGCGTGAACAGCGTCAGCAGCCTGCTGATCCGCTTCATGCTGGTGATGGTGCCGGTGGTGTTCATGATCAACGGTGTGGTCAAGGGCGACTGGGGTGATGCTTTCCTCTTCGCGCTTGCCGTGGCGGTGGGCCTGACCCCGGAAATGCTGCCGATGATTGTCAGTGCCAACCTGGCCAAGGGCGCCGTGGCCATGGCCCGGCGCAAGGTGGTCGTCAAGCGCCTGAATGCCATCCAGAACCTGGGTTCCATGGATGTCCTGTGCACCGACAAGACCGGCACACTTACCCAGGACCGGATCATCCTCGAACACCACGTGCGCTTCGACGGCCAGCGCGACAGGCACGTCCTTGAACTGGCCTGGCTCAACAGCCACCACCAAAGCGGCATCCGCAACCTGATGGACCAGGCCGTGCTGCATTTCGCTGGCCAGGACCGCGCGTTCCAAGCGCCCTTCGCCTACGCGAAAGTCGACGAACTGCCCTTCGACTTTATCCGCCGTCGCCTGTCTGTGGTGGTGAAGAACACCCTGGGCGATCACCTGCTGGTCAGCAAGGGGGCGGTCGAGGAAATGCTTGCCATCGCCAACCATGTGCGGGAAGGCGACAGTGTCGTTACCCTGGATCCGGTTCGCCGCCAGCAACTGCTGGCCAGCGCCGACGCCTATAACCAGGACGGCTTCCGCGTGCTGGTGGTCGCCACCCGCGAGATCCCTTCGGCTGAAGGCAAGGCGCAGTATCACACCGACGATGAGCGTGACCTGGTGATTCAG
This window harbors:
- the mgtA gene encoding magnesium-translocating P-type ATPase, with product MTVKNRNTSSAKAERETRLSTRAAREARNGLAVTLANLDASEQGLTEQEAAKRLARDGANQVAQNPQPNALVQLLKALHNPFIYVLLTLAGISFITDYWLPVRAGETGDADLTKVIIIMTMVSLSSLLRFWQEYRSNKAADALKAMVRTTATVLRREQVGQAPRLREVPMDELVAGDIVQLSAGDMIPADIRLLESRDLFISQAVLTGEALPVEKYDTLGNVAQKSATGHGANHDNLLELPNICFMGTNVVSGRARAVVVATGRRTYFGSLAKSIAGSRSQTAFDRGVNSVSSLLIRFMLVMVPVVFMINGVVKGDWGDAFLFALAVAVGLTPEMLPMIVSANLAKGAVAMARRKVVVKRLNAIQNLGSMDVLCTDKTGTLTQDRIILEHHVRFDGQRDRHVLELAWLNSHHQSGIRNLMDQAVLHFAGQDRAFQAPFAYAKVDELPFDFIRRRLSVVVKNTLGDHLLVSKGAVEEMLAIANHVREGDSVVTLDPVRRQQLLASADAYNQDGFRVLVVATREIPSAEGKAQYHTDDERDLVIQGFLTFLDPPKETAGPAIAALSEMGVRVKVLTGDNPIVTCKVCREVGLEPGLPLLGQDIECLDDATLKLQVEQRTVFAKLTPLQKSRVLKALQANGHTVGFLGDGINDAAALRDADVGISVDSGTDIAKESADIILLEKSLMVLEEGVLKGRETFGNIMKYLCMTASSNFGNVFSVLVASAFIPFLPMLAIHLLLQNLMYDFSQLSLPWDRMDKEFLSEPRKWDARNIGRFMLWIGPTSSIFDITTFALMWYVFAANSVGMQALFQSGWFIEGLLSQTLVVHMLRTRKVPFFQSTAALPVVLATGLVMALGIYIPFSPVGAMVGLVPLPWEYFPWLVATLLGYCVVAQAMKTLYIRRFGQWF